The Methanobrevibacter wolinii SH genome includes a window with the following:
- a CDS encoding SLAC1 family transporter yields MNYNKENAILISIPSFGLALGVFSLGNLLKQYSPLVLIICGIIGLILISHSISKFIKYPERLKIKLKNPIAIGMLGTFPMGLMMFSTYIEKFIPKISLGLWLFAIIIQLILTIYFTFWILPKLKLKDIYSSILISYVGVSMISITSPYYGLENTIGHFFIIMGIISMIILYIILMYRYIKIPIPDPIKPIIAILAAPIIVLVGYLTVVQNINFWIVVPIYLFTTCWYVYIIYKIIRYYLDFNWLPNHAAYTFTLAINATAGKMFYNYLLSININIMPLYYFAIFQLIAAISIIIIELYKFGEFVFTNKINGFIKIKKN; encoded by the coding sequence ATGAATTATAATAAAGAAAATGCAATCTTAATATCCATCCCTTCATTTGGATTAGCTTTAGGAGTGTTTTCATTAGGTAATCTTCTAAAACAATATTCACCACTAGTTTTAATAATATGTGGAATAATTGGACTTATCTTAATTTCACATTCTATAAGTAAATTTATCAAATATCCAGAAAGGCTTAAAATAAAACTAAAAAATCCAATAGCAATTGGAATGCTTGGAACATTTCCCATGGGTCTTATGATGTTTAGTACATATATTGAAAAGTTTATACCAAAAATTTCACTTGGATTATGGTTATTTGCAATAATAATACAATTAATTTTAACAATATATTTTACATTTTGGATATTACCTAAACTAAAACTTAAAGATATTTATAGTAGTATTTTAATTTCATATGTAGGAGTTTCAATGATAAGTATAACATCTCCTTATTATGGTTTAGAAAATACAATAGGCCATTTTTTTATAATTATGGGAATAATATCTATGATTATTTTATATATAATTCTTATGTATAGATATATTAAAATTCCTATACCTGATCCAATTAAACCAATAATTGCAATACTCGCTGCACCTATTATTGTTTTAGTTGGGTATTTAACAGTTGTTCAAAATATTAATTTTTGGATTGTAGTACCTATCTATTTATTTACAACTTGTTGGTATGTTTATATAATATATAAAATAATAAGGTATTATTTAGATTTTAATTGGTTACCAAATCATGCTGCATATACGTTTACATTAGCTATTAATGCAACAGCTGGAAAAATGTTTTATAATTATTTATTAAGTATTAATATAAATATTATGCCATTATATTACTTTGCAATATTTCAATTAATAGCTGCAATAAGTATTATTATAATAGAATTATATAAATTTGGAGAATTTGTTTTTACAAATAAAATTAATGGATTTATAAAAATAAAAAAGAATTAA
- a CDS encoding YnfA family protein, whose protein sequence is MLIDTIKSLIFFIIAGFFEIGGGYLIWSWIREGKSFSFAILGAILLILYGIIPTFQPANFGRVYAAYGGIFIALSVLWGWKIDNVQPDQFDIIGMCIALIGVFIIMY, encoded by the coding sequence ATGTTAATAGACACCATAAAATCTTTAATCTTTTTCATAATAGCAGGATTCTTTGAAATAGGTGGTGGATATCTTATATGGTCTTGGATTAGGGAGGGAAAAAGTTTTAGCTTTGCAATATTAGGAGCTATTTTACTTATATTATATGGAATTATTCCAACATTTCAACCTGCAAATTTCGGAAGAGTTTATGCTGCATATGGTGGAATATTTATTGCACTTTCAGTTTTATGGGGTTGGAAAATAGATAATGTACAACCAGACCAATTTGATATAATTGGGATGTGTATTGCATTAATAGGAGTATTCATTATAATGTACTGA